One genomic window of Paenibacillus xylanilyticus includes the following:
- a CDS encoding LolA family protein has product MMKKGWMMLGTALLAGSLLGGCAEKDLVGLSGDEMIEKVVTAETKPVSYYAEGVMKVWSDDKLSHTMHIKEWVDGETGRKRTETEENGHISYAVNNGTDITIYEKETGTAYSMNVAATGQQPEQTQKQMLVDQLERLRDSHDVDMMGQEELHGQEVIHIKLMPKENGTLSISSEYWVDPKTWMIVKVISTYGDEKSEMVYDPIQYDPEFSEDTFVIDIPEEVEVKDLNDLSQRSEVSLEEAEQALGQPFLQDMSGELELSRVEMFSSSGELGRDEVILYYVNNDKVEVSLSVFKAPDENVDDTLLPDESKVEVRDTEGSYMKSIRNISWTENGLRYSIMGENEEWTKEKLQAWAKELKLPNQP; this is encoded by the coding sequence ATGATGAAAAAAGGATGGATGATGCTCGGTACAGCGCTACTTGCGGGGTCACTGCTCGGAGGCTGCGCAGAGAAGGATCTGGTTGGCCTGTCTGGTGATGAGATGATCGAGAAGGTTGTCACTGCAGAAACGAAGCCCGTTTCGTACTATGCCGAAGGTGTAATGAAAGTGTGGTCGGATGATAAATTGAGTCACACCATGCACATTAAGGAATGGGTTGACGGAGAGACCGGGCGTAAGCGCACCGAAACAGAGGAGAATGGCCATATCAGCTACGCGGTCAATAACGGAACAGATATCACCATTTACGAAAAAGAGACCGGTACGGCCTATTCGATGAACGTAGCTGCCACGGGACAACAGCCAGAACAGACTCAAAAGCAGATGCTGGTGGATCAGCTGGAACGGTTGCGGGATTCCCATGATGTGGATATGATGGGACAGGAAGAGCTTCACGGACAGGAAGTCATTCACATCAAGCTGATGCCGAAAGAGAATGGCACCTTATCCATCTCCTCTGAATATTGGGTTGACCCCAAAACGTGGATGATTGTTAAAGTCATCAGCACATATGGTGATGAAAAGTCAGAAATGGTCTATGATCCGATTCAATATGATCCCGAATTTTCGGAGGATACGTTCGTAATCGACATTCCCGAAGAAGTGGAAGTGAAAGATCTGAACGATCTGAGCCAGCGTTCGGAAGTGAGTCTGGAAGAAGCCGAACAAGCGTTGGGCCAACCCTTTTTACAGGATATGAGCGGTGAGCTTGAGCTGTCTCGGGTGGAGATGTTTTCATCAAGCGGAGAGTTGGGCAGGGATGAAGTGATTTTGTATTACGTCAACAACGACAAGGTTGAAGTGAGTCTGTCCGTATTCAAGGCACCGGATGAAAATGTGGATGATACACTGCTGCCTGATGAGTCCAAGGTGGAGGTTCGGGATACCGAGGGTTCGTATATGAAGAGCATACGAAACATATCATGGACTGAAAATGGGCTGCGTTACTCCATCATGGGTGAGAACGAGGAATGGACGAAGGAGAAGCTTCAGGCTTGGGCGAAGGAACTGAAGCTTCCTAATCAGCCTTAA